From the genome of Francisella tularensis subsp. tularensis:
GGATGTACCCCCGTATTTAATGGTTACTGCTGTGAATGCTGGCTCAACTCCTTGTGGTATAAATACAGAAGGTTTAAAGCGTCGTGGATTTACGCCTGAAGAGATGAAAAAAATCAAAGAAGTCTACAAGGTGTTGTATCGCAAAGGTTTGATGATGAAAGAAGCTTTTGAGATAATCAAAGCGATGGCAAAAGAAGATAAAGTTCTAGAGCCTTTTGTTGATGTGATTGGTACTTCGCGAAGAGGTATACTAAGATAATGAGAATAGGTATTGTAGCTGGAGAGCTTTCGGGCGATCAGTTAGGTGGCACACTAGTTGAGGCTTTAAAGCAAAAATACCCTAATGCAATTATTGAAGGTATTGGTGGACCAAAAATGGCAGCCGCTGGTTTTAAAAGCCTTTATCCGATGGATGCATTGTCGTTAATCGGCTTCTTAGAAATTATTTCAAAAGGTTTGCGCATATTAAGTATCCGCCGTAAAATCATCAACTATTTTAAGCAAAATAAACCTGATATATTTATAGGCATAGATGCTCCTGATTTTAATCTTACAGTTGAAAAAGAATTAAGATCTGCGGGTATCAAAACTATACATTATGTAAGTCCTAAAATATGGGTTTGGCGTGAATACCGTATAAAAAAAATACGTAAAGCAACTGATAAAATATTAGCAATTTTACCTTTTGAAACTGAATACTATAAAAATAGACATAAATTTGAAGCTATATATGTTGGTCATCCATTAGCGAAGAATATTCCAATACATATTGACCGAGCTAAATATAGAGATAAACTTGGATTAAAAGGTAGTTCTTTACCAATATTATCAGTTTTACCAGGAAGTCGTACGACAGAAGTTTCAAGATTGTTGCCACTATTTTTGTTAGCATTACAAAAATTGGTAGATGCTGGATATAAATTTAAAGCGATTATGCCCTTAGCTAAGCCATCATTAAAACCATTATTTGCTAAATATAAAGAACAAATTGATAGTTTAGGTATCGAAGTTTTTGAAACGAATTCACATGATGTTTTAAAAGCATCTGATTTAAGTTTATTGGCATCAGGAACAGCTACATTGGAGGCTATGTTATGCAAATTACCTATGGTTGTAGGCTATAAACTATCATGGCTATCGGCTTTAATTGGTAGGATGCTTATTGGTAATCATAGTTATTGGGCTTTCCCTAATATTTTGCATAAAAATGAAATTATCAAAGAATTAATACAAGAAGACTGTACAGTAGATAATTTATTTAGCGAGTTAAAAAGGTTGTTTGATGATAAGCGGCGTAATGATTATATAGTAGAAGAATTTGAAAAAATTCACAAAGAAATGGTTATCGATACTGAGAGTAAGATCATTCAAGTATTAGATACTATGATAGAAAAATCTTAATTTTTATAATCTTTATATATATAATACATCAGTATAAAAAAGTATAGGTATTAGATAAATGACATTGATATTGGCATTAGTTTTAGTTTTAGTGGTATTAATAATAATAGATCTATATCGTAAAAGTTTGCGACTTAAACAAGTAGAAATACTTAGGAACATCGAACAGAATAATGCTCAGGAGCTTATAACTCAAGCTAAAAGTTTCCCAGAGTATGCGGCTAATATCGAAAATGTTCAACAAGAATATCCACTCTTAAGAGATGGTTTTTTGCTACTTTATTTTGAAGCGATTGAACCAATTCAAGTAAAAGATTTAGCTACATTTTTAAAATACTATGGAATTAAATATACTGATGATAAAGCTTTCCAGAAAGTTAACTACAAGGATGTTATATTTAGTATCTTACCTGATAATCAAGAGCAAGAATTTTCTAGTGCTACAGATGGGAGTGTAACCGGTATTATTGCTGTAATGAATTATAGAAAGCTTGCTAGTATGGATTATGATGTTAAAACATGTTACGAATTAATGTTAGATATCCTAGAGGCTTTAGCCAAAGCTTTCCATGGAACATTAATGAATGAACATAAAGTCAGACTTACAAAAAAAGATAAACAAAATTACCTAGCAGCTATTTTATAACATTACTTTTATCCTTGATTTTTATTTCAATACTTTAGTTTGAGAAGTTATATCATAATTTGTAAAACAGATATTTCCTAAGGGGAATTTATGGAATATAAATATCATCATATTGGGATTCCAGTTACTGAGCCAAGACCAGGAGAGCGTTATAGCCCTAGCATGGATATGTATACATCAGGAGGGGAGTTGCCGGGAAGAGTACAATATCATCGCTTTGGTCCGAAATGTTCATTAGATAAACTTATACAAACTATGCCTCATATTGCTTATAAGGTCTCCGATCTTGACCAAGCTATAAAAGATAAAAATATTTTGCTAAAACCATACTTCCCTATAGAAGGCTTTAGGGTTGCAATTATTGAAGAAAATGGCGCAATAATAGAGTTTATAGAAACTGATTTATCAGATGAAGAGATATGGGATAAGCCTAATTTAAAAAATTCAATTTTATACCCCAGTTAATATTTGAAATACAATAGCTAGATTTTTACTATTGTTATATTAACCTCATCAGTTCAATTTAAAAACCTTAAAGTTAAGCTAATACATTGTAGTGTGGCTTCCTAGAATAGCATATAACTAACTATACTAAAAAGTAGTACGTCATTCTGTACGGAACCCACTAAAACAACTTAGTTTTAAGCTATTTCAGTTAGTACTACTTTTATATCTAGTAGGTTATAAGTAAATATTTATTCATATTTGCTGTAAATTTAAATTATTATAAATAATTATTAATTTATAATAAAAATAAATAAATTTATGAGGTATATTTTATGTGTAGACAAGTAAGGTTTATTATTACAATATTTTTTTTAATTTTTACGGACACTATATATGCCGTTTCTTTAAAGGAAATGATTGTCAGATGTTGATTGTAGGTTTCTTCGGTCAAGCAATTGACGAAAAATCGGAAATTGTTCAACATATTAAAGATAATAATATCGGTGGTGTAATATTGTTTGATAGAAAAGACAAGGACAACATAAAAAGTCCAGAACAGTTAAAGACTTTAAATAGCGACTTACAGAAATATACTAAGATTTATAATGATTTATATATGCGTCCACAGGTACCATTAATAATTGCTATTGACTATGAAGGCGGTAAAGTAAATCGATTGAAAACAAAATATGGATTTCCTGAAACTTTTACTGCAAAAAAATTTTCAGAGCTAGATATACAAGAACAAGCTCATGTTGCTAGGGAAATGGCTAAAACCATGTATAAGGTAGGAATTAATTTAAATTTAGCCCCTTGTGTAGACATTCACAACGATAATTGCCCCGTTATTGGTAAATATGAGCGTAGTTTTTCTACTGATGTTAATACTATTGTAGATTGTGCTAATCTTTTTTGTAAAGTATAAAATAGGTTCTGTATTAAAACACTTCCCTGGACATGGCAGCTCTACTAATGACTCTCATTTAGGTGCTGCTGATATTACTAACACATGGACAGAAAAAGAACTTATTCCATATATAAGGTTATTACCAGAAAATAAGCATTGTATGGTTATGACTGCACATGTTATGAACAGAAACATCGATGAAACTAATCCAGCAACACTGTCTAATAAAATAATTAAAATATTAAGAACAGATATTAAATTCGATGGAGTTATAATCTCAGATGCTATGGAAATGAAGGCTGTGACAGAATATTATGGAGAATTAGAGTCATTGAAACTAGCTATTAATGCGGGTGTTAATATATTTATATTCAGTGATGGTAATCCAGATACTATAATAGATAATATCGCAAAACTTGTAGAATCCGGAGAGGTTGCAGAAGCAACGATAAAACAATCATATGAGAATATTGTGACCTATAAGCAGAACTATTTGACAGAAGAAACAATATCAAATAACATTAGTAAGTGTTGTTGTAACTATTTATGATCATCTATAAAAAATAACTATAACATTTTTTGAATATGCATGAATAACAAACAAGTAATTTTTATAGGTATGTGCTTAAGTTGTATTTTAAAATTTAGTCGAAATATTAAGCTAGATTTTTTAAATATTCTTATTTATTGATTATCTTAGCTAATTATATCTGATGTTTTGGGTAAATCTAGATCGTTAGTTTTGTCAGTATACTATGTAAAAAGTATGAAAAATATTTTTGGTGGGCCCAGTAGGACTCGAACCTACGACCTACGGATTATGAGTCCGGCGCTCTAACCAACTGAGCTATAGGCCCAAAACTTAGAGACGATTATATTTTAAATAGAACTGTTAGTCAAGGACTATTTTTGTTTTGCGCTTATTTATATATTTTTGAAGAAGTGCCTACGATAAGAGGGTCAGGAGGTATTGCTACTTCATGATCTTTGTTATCATAGTCAACATTGTTAAGTATATATCTTATTGCATTTAGGCGGGCACGTTTTTTATCATCAGACTTAACGATTACCCATGGTGCATATGGTTTGTCAGTATATATAAACATCCTTTCTTTAGCTTCAGTATAGTCATCCCATTTATCTAAGGATGCTTTATCTATAGGGCTAAGTTTCCACTGTTTTAAGGGATGACTTTCTCTAGCAGCAAATCTATTTTTTTGTTCTTGCTGGCTAACTGAGAACCAAAATTTTATTATCATAGTACCACTATCAACTAGCATTTTTTCTAGTTGGGGTGCTTGTTCAAGGAATAAGAAATATTCTCTCTCAGTACAAAAGCCCATAACTCTTTCAACACCAGCTCGATTATACCAAGACCTATCAAAAAGTACGATTTCACCACCAGATGGTAGGTGTTCTATGTATCGTTGAAAATACCATTGATTTCTCTCTTGTTCTGATGGTTTCTCTAGAGCAATTACCTTGGCGCCACGTGGATTTAGATGCTCCATCATTCTTTTTATAGTTCCACCCTTACCAGCTGCATCTCTACCTTCAAAAATTATCAGAACTTTTTTATTATTCTCTTTTACCCATTTCTGAAATTTTAATAGTTCTATCTGAAGATAATGCTTTTGTTTTTCATATACATTACGAGGAATCTTATGTTTATATGGAAAAATATTTTCTAAAAAGAGTTTTTGGCGCTCTTCTTGACTTAAAACTTTCATATAGAATTATAAAAACAGCTTAACTTATTTAATATATTATCATATAGAAGTGATTAAGAGGTAAACAGATTAACTTTTTACAGGTTTAATATTTAGTTTTAGACTAAAGATTATATAAAATATTGTAAACACTAATATTATTGTTACCAGTGGTGTTGGCGTTTTTAATGGATAAAGTAATACCGCTAGGAAAGTTGCAATAGCTGCTAACATTGTGAAAATAAAAGTGAATATTTTGACAAGTTTACTCTTACTGATATGTTCAGTTCTTGATAGATAAATATATTTAATTGGTATAAAAGAAAATATTGATAATATCGTTATCATTATTTCATTAATTAATTGGTTTGACTGAAAACATAGCATATACATTACAATTACATTCCAGTAGCTTGGGAAACCGACAAAAAAATAATCATCAGTTTTTGCATTTAGCTGACAGAACTGATATGAGGAGGAGATAGTTATCATTATTATTATTGGGATTAGCCATTGTTGGCTAACTACTGCTGATACATATATCCAGATACAAGGAACAATTGAATATGTTGTAAAGTCTATAATATTATCAAGAAGGGCGCCATCTATAGGAGCAAGTTTTTTGATATCAACTAGTCTTGCTAAGCTACCATCTATCGAATCAATAAATATCGCCATTATAATACTAAACATAGAAAGCTTAATATAGTAGTGATGTAGATCTGTTTGACCTAATACAATTGTTTTAGCAGCCTCTATTGAAAATATAATAGCTAAGATACCGAACACGGCACCTAATGATGTAAAAAGATGCACTAGCCAAGCATATATTTTTTGTATCGTTTGTACTTGCATTTTAATATTAACTTTTAAATAAATTTACGGAATTGTAGCAAAAATAACTAACAGTTTCTATTAATAACTAAATCAATGAGATTTTCAAGACTAGTTGAACTGAAGTTATTATTTTTTAGCTTAGTGATAATTTATGTGATTTCATTTTTTTTATCTAGTAAATATTTATTTGCGTCTTTTAATCCCATTAATGATACATAGGTTGATTTATTGGCATCTATATCTTTAGCGCTAGTTTTTCCTAGCTCGTTAGTTGTCTTAGTGACATCTAAGATATCATCTTTGATCTGAAAACATAAGCCTATTAAGTCTGATAACCTTACTAATAAATCTTCTATTTGGCTATTTTGATTTTGTGAGAGAATATAAGGTAAAACTATACATGCTCTAAACATTTTTGCAGTTTTATTGGTATGTAATATTTGTAATTCTTCAATTTTAAGTTTTTTATTCTCACCCTCAATATCTAGTTGTTGACCACCAACCATACCACTAGCACCACAGTATTGAGCAAAAAGTTTATTTATTTTTTTTAGTTTATCTATGTCTGAGTAGTTGATATCTTGTAATATTTCAAAAGCTAATGCTTGTAAAGCATCGCCCGCTAAGATTGCAGTAGCTTCATTAAATTTGATATGACAAGTTGGTTTGCCCCTACGTAGAGTATCGTTATCCATAGCAGGAAGATCATCATGTATTAGTGAGTAGGTATGAATAGACTCTACTGCAAATGCGATTTTATCACAGTTTGACTTATCTATAGCTAGAGCTTCACCAATAGCATAAACAAATTGTGCTCTTATTCTTTTGCCACCACTAAAAAAGCTATAGTGCATTGCACTTAGTAAAGTTTTGGATACACAGTTAAGTTGATCAAATACCTTTTCAGCAAAAATTTCGAAATCTTTTATTATATTTTCACTACTCATAAGAATTTTACGATATTGTTATACTGTTTTTCGAGTACATCACTATGGCTTTTAAAAGTCTTAAGAGCGCCCGATGACATCTGTTGTAATAGTTGTTTATCTTCTAGTATTTTGAGGATATTATTTGCAATTTCTTGTTGGTTTCTTATGCGAATTAGAGCTTTATTACGAATTAGTTCTTTGGATATTTGGCTGAAATTAAAAAGGCTTGGACCACTTAAAATTGGCTTTGCTAATGCTGCTGGTTCAAGTAAATTATGTCCACCATTGTCTATTAAACTTCCACCAACAAAAGTTATATCTGCAATATAATAAAGATGAAGTAGTTCGCCCATTGTATCGCCTAAATATACTTGAGTATCACTAAAGATTTGACATTCAAAAGAGCTTCTTTTTTGATACTTCAAAGAATTATAAACAATTAGCTTTTCTACTTTCTGAAAGCGTTCTTTGTGCCTAGGAACTAGTATTAATAAACAATCTGGATGTATTTTTAGGATTTGTTTATGTGCTTCAAGAATTATTTCTTCCTCACCTTGATGAGTACTCCCTGCAATCCATACTGGTCTACCTTTTAGGCTGTCTTTCAAGCTATACATCTTATTTTCTAGGTTTTCTGGAGTGATAAGATTGTATTTTAAGTTTCCTGTCACAGAAATGTTGTTTTTATCTACAGCTAGAGAATAAAATCTTTTTGCATCTTTCTCTGTCTGAGCGTTAATATGAGAGATATTCTTAAATAAAAATTCTTTAGCAAAAGGGATTTTAGTGTAATTACGCATCGATTTTTTTGATAGTCGCGCATTTGTTATTACTACTGGAACCTTTTCAGCAAAACACTTATTTAGAATATTTGGCCAAATTTCTGTTTCAACGATTATAAAAATCTTTGGATTAGTCTTAGCAAAAAAACTATTAATAAAAGGAATTACATCATAAGGGATATACATATGGTGTACATTGGGATAGTTACTATAAAGACTATTCACAACATCGCTACCTGTTGGTGTTGTTGTAGTTATAACAAAATTCTCATTAGGAAAATTCTTTAGTAATTCTTTTACTAGTGGTTCAGCAGAGACAGCTTCACCTACAGAAACTGAATGTATCCATATACTGCTGTTAAGGCGTATTGGTATCTGGGCGAATCTCTCTGCCCATCTTTTTCTGTAGTTAATGTTTTTAAAGCTTCTTTTAAATTTTTTCAGATATAAAATAGGTATTAATGTTATAAAAATGCTCGAATATATATGAGCTAGAAAAACATAAAAGAATTTTTTTAAATGTTCCACTCTTTAACCTAAAACTATTAATTATAAACTTGGCGACACTTGTTGATACATTGTAGCATATAACAACGGTATTTAACTAATGTGAATTAGTAAAATTTAGTTTTCTAGAGTAATTGCATTATTTTATCAAGAGCGATAGCTCTATGACTTATTTTATTTTTATCTGTTTCAGAGATTTCAGCCAAGGTTTTTTGTAATTGTGGTAATATGAATATTGGATCGTAACCAAAACCATTTGAGCCACTAATTTTGTGAGCTATTTTTCCTTCTAAAAAACCATATGCCAAAATTGGAGCTGGGTCAAATTCATGCTTTACATATGCTAGGGCGCAAACAAATCTAGCATTCCTATTATCATTTCCAGTTAATTTAGCTAGTAATTTTTGTATATTAGCTTTGTCATTGCCATGCTCTCCTGAATACCTTGCTGAATATATTCCGGGTTCACCATTTAAAGAGAATACTTCAAGCCCCGAATCATCAGCGATAGCAGGTAGACCTGTATGTTTAGCACAGTTTCTTGCTTTTAAAATAGCATTCTCAATAAAACTAAGTCCAATTTCATCAGCGTCAGGAACATTAAAATCAGTTTGAGGCAGAATCTTAATATTCTTCTGTTTAAAGATATTGGTAAATTCTCTAATCTTGCCTTTATTGCTTGAGGCTAAAACTATTTCTTTCATATTTATGAGCTTTATATATTTATTCGATCAAGATATATTAGCAATATTTGTTATAAATGTTATCCTTTAAATACATATAATTTTGAAATATTGTTAGGTTAAGTTTATGAAAATATGCTTTATCGGTGGTGGTAATATGGCGGCAGCAATGATTGCTGGTATGACCTCACATGGTTATAAAAGTCAGGATATAATCGTTTTTGATAGAAATGAACATAAATGCTTAAACTTAATTAAAAAGTATAATATCAACACATCTACGTCATTACTAAATACAATTAAACTTGCTGATATTCTTATTTTAGCAATCAAGCCTCAAAATATGTTTGAGCTTATAAAAAATATCAGAGATACAGTTACATCTACTCAAGTAATAGTTACAGTAGCTGCAGGTATCCAGACTAGTGCGTACGAGGAATTATTTAACAAAGAAATCTCTTTTGCTAGAACAATTCCAAATACACCTAGTAGCTTAGGTTACGGCGCTACGGGAATTTTCTTTAATAAAGTTATTGCTGCTGATAAAAAAGATTTAGTTATAGATATTATGCAGACTATGGGAGTAGTAACTGTTGTTGAGGATGAGAAAGAAATTGATATTATCGCAGCTATAGCTAGTTCTGGACCGGCATATTATTTTCAGTTTATGGAGCATATGGTTGAAGCAGCAATCAAGCAAGGTTTAGATAAAAAACAAGCCGAAAAACTAGTTGTTCAAACATGCTTAGGGGCAGCACAGATGGCATTAAATACTAATGAAAATATGTCAGAGTTAAGAAAAAATGTAACTTCTAAAAAAGGTATAACTTATGAAGCATTAAATATTTTTGAGCAATTTAATCTTGGTGGAATTGTAGATAAAGCAATTCAAGCAAATATAGCTAGAGCACAGCAATTAGCTATAGAATTTACTAAATTAATAGATAATTGATCGATTATAACTTGAAAGAGTTTTTATTAGCCTTATGTGTATTACAAAGAAGTTGAGATAGCTGAAAATATTTGTTTTATTTAAAGGCTTAAAGCTTTATGGTTTTACAGAATGTCTAATACAATTATCTAATTTTTCTCGTTAAATCTTACTAATACATTTAGCTGTATACTATTTTAATAGATTAATTAATAGTGCATATTATTTTTTAAACAATTTGAACTGTCATTGGTTGTATGGAAAGCTTTTAAAAAGGTAGTATTTATAGGGGAGGCACTTCTAAAGCTCTTTTATTAAATAAAGAAGATTTATCAAATTATCAATTAAATCATATAGATGATATTGTTATTAGTATTATGGGTTCACCACACAAAAGGCAAATAGATGGTATAGGAAACGGTGATTCTCTTTGTAGTAAGGTAGCGATTGTTAGTAAATCATTAGATGAGGGAGTTGATTTAGAATATTTTTTTATGCAGGTAGGTGTTAATGATAGGTTTGTAGATAAAACTGTAAACTGTGGAAATATAGCTTCTTCAATAGATCCTTTTGCGGTAAATTCAAAAATAATTAATATCGAAGATGATTTATCATCAGCCACTTTGAAAGTTAAGAATATAAATACTAATGTGATTTTCGAAACAAAAATATGTGTGAAAAACGGTAGCTATTTGCCAGATGGTGATATGTCTATAGATGGAGTCAACAATACTTATTCTCCGCTAGAGTTAAATTTTTTTAATCCAGTCGGTGCAAAGACAGGAAAACTTCTACCTACAGGTAATGTGGTGGATAATATAGATGGAATAGATGTGTCATGTATTGATGTGGCAGTTCCTATGATTATTATTGATTCTACTAAATTTGATAAAACAGGGAAGGATCCAAAAGATCTTCTAGATGAAGATAAAGAGCTTTTAAGAAAAATAGAAAAGATAAGAAAAAAAGCATCATATCTTATGGGCTTGGGCGATTGTAGCAACAAAGTTATTCCTAAAGTCTGCTTAATATCAAAACCAGCTAGCAAAGCTAATTCTATATGTTCAAGATACTTTACCCCTTTTGATTGTCATTCGACTCATTCAGTATCTGGGACCATGTGCTTAGCATCTAGCTTGTTTATTGAAGGTTCGATTGCTTGTCAAGTTATAAATAACAGAATAGGAAATGATACTGGTATCATCAATATAGAACATCTATCAGGAATAATTCCTATATCTTATCAGGTAGATAATAATCAAGATGTAAGAAAAATCAATATTATCAAAATGGGTTTTTTCAGGACAGCAAGGGAGCTAGTGAGAGGAATTTTTTTCTATAAATTATAATCCCTTTATTTTTAGTAGCTTTACTGAATATTTTAAAAACTAATCTAAAATCATTTGTTAATAAAGATAGCTTTTTTAAACAGAGTTGATTGTTATCTCTTATTCTATGCTTTTTTAGGAAATATTTTTGTCTTGACATGTTATAATTGACCTAGATTATTAGCCAAAATAAATGGTATAGAGAGTTGAAACTAAGTTTTAAAAAGTTTGATGTAATTTTAGAAAACATTTTCATTTGTTTATAAGAAATGTAGATTGTGTTTTAATTTACTGTGATTCTAAGCGTAGTAAAACTATTAAAGATTGGGATAAAGGGAGTTTAAGTTGGACTTATCTAGGATGACCCTAAATAAATATTTATTTTATACACCTTATTGTATATAATTGGATTAATGATACAGAATACTACTTTAAATAGCAAGGGTTAATTATGAGAATATTGTTGGCTGAAGATGATCTTCATTTGGGTGAAGGCTTATTAGAAGCTTTGCAAAAAGAGGGTTTGATTGTAAATCTAGTTTCAGATGGTGAGGCAGCGCAAACTTTTATAGAATCTGGATTGTATGATATAGTCGTCTTAGATATTGGTATGCCAATAAAAACTGGTTTAGAAGTTCTAAGAAATATTAGAAATAGAGGTATTAAAGTACCAATAATACTGTTGACTGCTAGAGATGGTTTAGAAGATAGAATTAAAGGTCTTGATCTTGGTGCTGATGATTATCTAACTAAGCCATTTGAGTTAAAAGAGCTAGTAGCTAGAATTAAAGCTATTTCTCGTCGTATTGATACTAGATCTGGTAAAAGTGTTAATGAAGAAATTAGATTTGGAGATTATAGTTTTAATCCAAGCTCTGAAACGGTAACCAAAGATGGAGTTATTATTCCTGTTTCAAAAAAAGAGTTAGCGCTTTTAGCTATATTGGTACAAAATGCTGGTAGGGTAGTACCAAAGACACAGCTTTTAGAAGAAGTATATTCTACTGATAAGGAAATGGATACAAACACCCTAGAAGTACATATGCATAATTTAAGAAAGAAAATTAACATTCCTAATTTTATACAGACTATTAGAGGTGTTGGTTACTTTGTACAAAAGGATAAAGTAATTAAGTAACTTCATGGAAATCTTAAACTATATTTTAAACTTGGGCTTTACTTTTTGGCTTTTATTCTTAACCATTGCCAGTGGTTTAATTTATATTATTGATTTTGTGTTCTTCCAAAAATCAAGATTAGCAGCATATACAGATGAATTAAAAGGTCTTTCTAAGAAGCAAAAACGTCAGTTCTATAAAGATAGAGGATTAAAAGCACCTTTTATTGCTGATCAGGCGAGATCTTTATTTAGTGTATTTTTTGTAGTTTTTCTACTTAGAACCTTCTTGATTGGTAATTTTTTAATTCCAACTGCATCAATGACACCAACACTTCCAGTTGGTGATTTTATTTTTGTCAATAAAACTGCTTATGGTATCAGAGCACCATTTACCAATGAGACTTTAATAAAAGTTGGTGAACCCAAAAGAGGTGATATTGTAGTATTTCATTTTCCAGTTAATCCTAATGTTGATTTTGTAAAACGAGTGATCGGTTTGCCTGGCGATGTAATTTCGTATAAAGACAAAATGTTGACAATAAATGGTAAAAAACTTGAATATACTAATTGTAATCGTGATGCAATGAACTATTATAATCAGTCTTTAGCTGCTGGTAGTGGCGATACAGTATGTACGGAAAACCTTGATGGAGTTAAACATGAGGTTGATTGGATAGAGTCTATAAAGGGAACTGATTTTGAAAACCTTAAAGTCCCAGCAGGTCAATACTTTGTTATGGGAGATAATCGTGATAATAGTGAAGATAGTCGCTATTGGGGTTTTGTACCTGACAAAGATCTAGTTGGTAAAGCAAAAGTTGTTTGGATGAGCTGGGATAAGATAGATAAAAAGGTTCGCTGGGATGAAATTGGTAAGGTCTTTTAATTAAAAATGGTTCCTGAATATTCACGATTTTATAACATTCTTGGATATAATTTCAAAGATTATACTCTTCTC
Proteins encoded in this window:
- the lpxB gene encoding lipid-A-disaccharide synthase — translated: MRIGIVAGELSGDQLGGTLVEALKQKYPNAIIEGIGGPKMAAAGFKSLYPMDALSLIGFLEIISKGLRILSIRRKIINYFKQNKPDIFIGIDAPDFNLTVEKELRSAGIKTIHYVSPKIWVWREYRIKKIRKATDKILAILPFETEYYKNRHKFEAIYVGHPLAKNIPIHIDRAKYRDKLGLKGSSLPILSVLPGSRTTEVSRLLPLFLLALQKLVDAGYKFKAIMPLAKPSLKPLFAKYKEQIDSLGIEVFETNSHDVLKASDLSLLASGTATLEAMLCKLPMVVGYKLSWLSALIGRMLIGNHSYWAFPNILHKNEIIKELIQEDCTVDNLFSELKRLFDDKRRNDYIVEEFEKIHKEMVIDTESKIIQVLDTMIEKS
- a CDS encoding cell division protein ZipA C-terminal FtsZ-binding domain-containing protein, with product MTLILALVLVLVVLIIIDLYRKSLRLKQVEILRNIEQNNAQELITQAKSFPEYAANIENVQQEYPLLRDGFLLLYFEAIEPIQVKDLATFLKYYGIKYTDDKAFQKVNYKDVIFSILPDNQEQEFSSATDGSVTGIIAVMNYRKLASMDYDVKTCYELMLDILEALAKAFHGTLMNEHKVRLTKKDKQNYLAAIL
- a CDS encoding helicase, whose protein sequence is MEYKYHHIGIPVTEPRPGERYSPSMDMYTSGGELPGRVQYHRFGPKCSLDKLIQTMPHIAYKVSDLDQAIKDKNILLKPYFPIEGFRVAIIEENGAIIEFIETDLSDEEIWDKPNLKNSILYPS
- the ppk2 gene encoding polyphosphate kinase 2, with the translated sequence MKVLSQEERQKLFLENIFPYKHKIPRNVYEKQKHYLQIELLKFQKWVKENNKKVLIIFEGRDAAGKGGTIKRMMEHLNPRGAKVIALEKPSEQERNQWYFQRYIEHLPSGGEIVLFDRSWYNRAGVERVMGFCTEREYFLFLEQAPQLEKMLVDSGTMIIKFWFSVSQQEQKNRFAARESHPLKQWKLSPIDKASLDKWDDYTEAKERMFIYTDKPYAPWVIVKSDDKKRARLNAIRYILNNVDYDNKDHEVAIPPDPLIVGTSSKIYK
- a CDS encoding CDP-alcohol phosphatidyltransferase family protein, producing the protein MQVQTIQKIYAWLVHLFTSLGAVFGILAIIFSIEAAKTIVLGQTDLHHYYIKLSMFSIIMAIFIDSIDGSLARLVDIKKLAPIDGALLDNIIDFTTYSIVPCIWIYVSAVVSQQWLIPIIIMITISSSYQFCQLNAKTDDYFFVGFPSYWNVIVMYMLCFQSNQLINEIMITILSIFSFIPIKYIYLSRTEHISKSKLVKIFTFIFTMLAAIATFLAVLLYPLKTPTPLVTIILVFTIFYIIFSLKLNIKPVKS
- the waaA gene encoding lipid IV(A) 3-deoxy-D-manno-octulosonic acid transferase; this encodes MEHLKKFFYVFLAHIYSSIFITLIPILYLKKFKRSFKNINYRKRWAERFAQIPIRLNSSIWIHSVSVGEAVSAEPLVKELLKNFPNENFVITTTTPTGSDVVNSLYSNYPNVHHMYIPYDVIPFINSFFAKTNPKIFIIVETEIWPNILNKCFAEKVPVVITNARLSKKSMRNYTKIPFAKEFLFKNISHINAQTEKDAKRFYSLAVDKNNISVTGNLKYNLITPENLENKMYSLKDSLKGRPVWIAGSTHQGEEEIILEAHKQILKIHPDCLLILVPRHKERFQKVEKLIVYNSLKYQKRSSFECQIFSDTQVYLGDTMGELLHLYYIADITFVGGSLIDNGGHNLLEPAALAKPILSGPSLFNFSQISKELIRNKALIRIRNQQEIANNILKILEDKQLLQQMSSGALKTFKSHSDVLEKQYNNIVKFL
- the rdgB gene encoding RdgB/HAM1 family non-canonical purine NTP pyrophosphatase, which gives rise to MKEIVLASSNKGKIREFTNIFKQKNIKILPQTDFNVPDADEIGLSFIENAILKARNCAKHTGLPAIADDSGLEVFSLNGEPGIYSARYSGEHGNDKANIQKLLAKLTGNDNRNARFVCALAYVKHEFDPAPILAYGFLEGKIAHKISGSNGFGYDPIFILPQLQKTLAEISETDKNKISHRAIALDKIMQLL
- the proC gene encoding pyrroline-5-carboxylate reductase, with amino-acid sequence MKICFIGGGNMAAAMIAGMTSHGYKSQDIIVFDRNEHKCLNLIKKYNINTSTSLLNTIKLADILILAIKPQNMFELIKNIRDTVTSTQVIVTVAAGIQTSAYEELFNKEISFARTIPNTPSSLGYGATGIFFNKVIAADKKDLVIDIMQTMGVVTVVEDEKEIDIIAAIASSGPAYYFQFMEHMVEAAIKQGLDKKQAEKLVVQTCLGAAQMALNTNENMSELRKNVTSKKGITYEALNIFEQFNLGGIVDKAIQANIARAQQLAIEFTKLIDN